In Ilumatobacter fluminis, the following proteins share a genomic window:
- a CDS encoding acyl-CoA carboxylase subunit beta, with protein sequence MSLDELQLAAAVPGPVSTRIRLLDGRRVSWLEFDAVDPAAPLTQAMTMTMEIAARTAFDERIPLVMVVNSAGADIGEGIAALDGWGRVARALTRCSGAVPTFAIVDGPAVSGPALLLGLVDFVIMTERSYAFVNGPVMVRQFTGIDITKDDLGSPGPLEQNAGLPVGVVADRDAGTEMVTELLAYLPDHVDLEPPRWPVTDPVDRPCPEAGELIPESSTGSYDVRQVAEAIVDDDSFMEIRARWAGNVVTAFATVGGRPIGIIANQPMNLAGTLDIPASQKAARFVSFCDSFNLPILTLVDTPGFYPGKDLEWRGMIRHGAQLVYAYGRATVPRICIILRKSYGGAYIVMDSKTMGNDVCLAWPWAELAVMGAGQAAAILQRRATDEERAAFEVDYAERLLNPYIAADRGLVDGVIDPAETRREVAAALSMLANKRERLPRRKHGNTPL encoded by the coding sequence ATGTCCCTCGACGAACTCCAACTCGCCGCGGCCGTCCCCGGACCGGTCAGCACTCGCATCCGGCTCCTCGACGGTCGACGCGTGTCGTGGCTCGAGTTCGACGCCGTCGACCCGGCGGCGCCGCTCACCCAGGCGATGACCATGACGATGGAGATCGCGGCCCGAACCGCGTTCGACGAGCGGATCCCGCTCGTGATGGTCGTCAACTCCGCCGGCGCCGACATCGGCGAAGGGATCGCAGCACTCGACGGCTGGGGGCGTGTCGCCCGCGCCCTCACCCGCTGCTCCGGCGCCGTCCCCACCTTCGCCATCGTCGACGGACCGGCTGTCTCCGGACCGGCGCTGTTGCTCGGCCTGGTCGACTTCGTCATCATGACCGAACGTTCGTATGCGTTCGTCAACGGCCCGGTGATGGTCCGCCAGTTCACCGGCATCGACATCACCAAGGACGACCTCGGGAGCCCGGGCCCGCTCGAGCAGAACGCCGGCCTGCCGGTCGGCGTCGTCGCCGATCGAGACGCCGGCACCGAGATGGTCACCGAGCTCCTCGCCTACCTGCCCGACCACGTCGACCTCGAACCGCCGCGCTGGCCCGTCACCGACCCGGTCGACCGGCCGTGCCCCGAGGCGGGCGAACTGATCCCCGAATCGTCGACCGGTAGCTACGACGTGCGCCAGGTCGCGGAGGCGATCGTTGACGACGACTCGTTCATGGAGATCCGCGCACGCTGGGCCGGCAACGTCGTGACCGCCTTCGCGACCGTCGGCGGTCGCCCGATCGGCATCATCGCCAACCAGCCGATGAACCTCGCCGGCACGCTCGACATCCCGGCGTCGCAGAAGGCCGCCCGCTTCGTGTCGTTCTGCGACTCGTTCAACCTGCCGATCCTCACCCTCGTCGACACGCCCGGCTTCTACCCCGGCAAGGACCTCGAGTGGCGCGGCATGATCCGCCACGGCGCCCAGCTCGTTTACGCCTACGGACGGGCGACCGTGCCCCGGATCTGCATCATCTTGCGCAAGAGCTACGGCGGCGCCTACATCGTCATGGACTCCAAGACGATGGGGAACGACGTGTGCCTCGCCTGGCCCTGGGCCGAACTGGCCGTGATGGGCGCCGGCCAGGCCGCCGCCATCCTGCAGCGCCGGGCGACCGACGAGGAACGAGCGGCGTTCGAGGTCGACTACGCCGAACGTCTCCTCAACCCGTACATCGCGGCCGACCGTGGCCTCGTCGACGGCGTCATCGACCCGGCGGAAACACGTCGCGAGGTGGCCGCCGCGTTGTCGATGCTGGCGAACAAGCGCGAGCGCCTGCCGCGCCGCAAGCACGGCAACACCCCGCTCTGA
- a CDS encoding acyl-CoA dehydrogenase family protein encodes MDFAWSPEQIELREQARQVAADAVERFGRHNDSWINGFSKDFAKEMAALGWIGLTWPTEFGGQGRPPVDRLIIGEELIAAGAPIAAMWFADRQMGPTLIAYGRDDQQAEFLPGMLSGDTTWCIGMSEPNAGSDLASLVTSARRDGDEWVINGQKIWTSFGDVADYIYLICRTSSDGPPHQGISEIIVPMDTPGIEVRPIKDMTTNQHFCEVFFTDVRVPLPNLVGVEGNAFKQTMRQLEHERGGIDRLVSNRALFQLACDRADTSDPRVRQEIARLESAYRIGRILVTREVLGQAPTGFSAATKCFCTEHEIEVAEFVARVYGADATVWNDVVHGLLYAPGYTIMGGTSNIMRNILGERVLGLPREPRA; translated from the coding sequence ATGGACTTCGCGTGGTCGCCCGAACAGATCGAGTTGCGTGAGCAGGCCCGTCAGGTCGCCGCCGACGCGGTGGAGCGGTTCGGTCGTCACAACGACTCGTGGATCAACGGCTTCTCGAAGGACTTCGCGAAGGAGATGGCCGCACTGGGTTGGATCGGCCTGACCTGGCCGACCGAGTTCGGCGGCCAGGGTCGCCCGCCGGTCGACCGCCTGATCATCGGTGAGGAACTGATCGCCGCCGGCGCACCGATCGCGGCCATGTGGTTCGCCGACCGACAGATGGGGCCGACCCTGATCGCCTACGGCCGCGACGACCAGCAGGCCGAGTTCCTGCCGGGCATGTTGTCGGGCGACACCACCTGGTGCATCGGCATGTCGGAACCGAACGCCGGCAGCGATCTCGCATCGCTCGTCACGTCGGCACGACGCGACGGCGACGAGTGGGTGATCAACGGCCAGAAGATCTGGACCAGCTTCGGTGATGTCGCCGACTACATCTACCTGATCTGCCGCACGAGCAGCGACGGCCCGCCCCACCAGGGCATCAGCGAGATCATCGTGCCGATGGACACGCCCGGCATCGAGGTCCGTCCGATCAAGGACATGACCACGAACCAGCACTTCTGCGAGGTGTTCTTCACCGACGTGCGGGTGCCGCTCCCCAACCTGGTCGGCGTCGAGGGCAACGCGTTCAAGCAGACGATGCGCCAGCTCGAACACGAACGCGGCGGCATCGACCGGCTGGTCTCGAACCGTGCCCTGTTCCAACTCGCGTGCGACCGGGCCGACACCTCCGACCCGCGCGTCCGCCAGGAGATCGCCCGACTCGAATCGGCCTACCGGATCGGACGCATCCTCGTCACTCGTGAGGTGCTCGGGCAGGCACCCACGGGGTTCTCCGCCGCCACGAAGTGCTTCTGCACCGAGCACGAGATCGAGGTCGCCGAGTTCGTCGCCCGTGTCTACGGCGCCGACGCCACGGTGTGGAACGACGTCGTGCACGGCCTCCTCTACGCGCCCGGCTACACGATCATGGGTGGCACGTCGAACATCATGCGCAACATCCTCGGTGAGCGGGTGCTCGGTCTGCCCCGAGAGCCGCGCGCCTGA
- a CDS encoding molybdopterin-dependent oxidoreductase encodes MSGTETTDDRPGPDDDRQHDDDRARQLAAQTADAPTIPVSEFRTRSRRSFLTGAAAVVVGGGLWRWVQTQDTDDGIPQVLRDTLEANESIWTALPARSAPEYDIADASPIQINGRLGIRNEIDLDEWTVRVEAPDGTMLDELDISTFEALPQYDLVYEHKCIEGWSNITHWGGPRFADFHARYADEVGDVPYVGLATPDRQYYVGWDMPSILHPQTLLAMREHGEPLSQAHGAPLRLATPNKYGIKAIKRIGVIRYSYERPADYWAERSYDWYAGL; translated from the coding sequence ATGAGTGGCACCGAAACCACCGACGATCGCCCTGGACCCGACGACGACCGGCAGCACGACGACGATCGGGCCCGGCAGCTCGCCGCCCAGACCGCCGACGCACCCACGATCCCGGTCTCGGAGTTCCGCACTCGCTCGCGGCGATCGTTCCTCACGGGTGCCGCCGCCGTCGTGGTCGGCGGCGGGCTGTGGCGGTGGGTCCAGACCCAAGACACCGACGACGGCATCCCGCAGGTGCTGCGCGACACCCTCGAGGCGAACGAGTCGATCTGGACCGCCCTGCCCGCGCGCTCGGCGCCCGAGTACGACATCGCCGACGCCAGCCCGATCCAGATCAACGGCCGACTCGGGATCCGCAACGAGATCGACCTCGACGAGTGGACCGTCCGCGTCGAGGCGCCCGACGGCACGATGCTCGATGAACTCGACATCTCGACCTTCGAGGCGCTGCCCCAGTACGACCTCGTCTACGAGCACAAGTGCATCGAGGGCTGGTCGAACATCACCCACTGGGGAGGGCCCCGTTTCGCCGACTTCCACGCCCGCTACGCCGACGAGGTCGGCGACGTGCCCTACGTCGGGCTGGCGACGCCCGATCGTCAGTACTACGTCGGCTGGGACATGCCGTCGATCCTGCACCCGCAGACGCTGCTCGCGATGCGTGAGCACGGCGAGCCGTTGTCGCAGGCGCACGGTGCACCGCTCCGGCTCGCCACGCCGAACAAGTACGGCATCAAGGCGATCAAGCGGATCGGCGTGATCCGGTACTCGTACGAGCGCCCGGCCGACTACTGGGCCGAGCGCAGCTACGACTGGTACGCCGGACTCTGA
- a CDS encoding fasciclin domain-containing protein yields the protein MIRTRTALAATVAAALTLAACGDDDGNDTAAPVESVADDDMADDDMADDEMADDDMADDEMADDEMADDEMADDEMSDDDMADDDMSDDEMSDDDMADDEMADDDMSDDDMSDDDMSDDDMSDDDMADDDMADDMSMNDLMSRIIDRDDLTVLDDAIHAAGLQDALHDEGPFTVFAPTDEAFAAYLGEMDMTADDVLADTDALTTLLEAHVVEGSDDAAMVMDMNGQAFTTLAGSELTITVDGDTVMVGDATVVEYDITADNGVIHIIDTVLTPPAG from the coding sequence ATGATCCGTACCCGAACCGCCCTCGCCGCCACCGTCGCCGCAGCGCTCACCCTCGCAGCGTGTGGTGACGACGACGGCAACGACACCGCCGCGCCCGTCGAGTCCGTCGCCGATGACGACATGGCCGATGACGACATGGCCGATGACGAGATGGCCGACGACGACATGGCCGACGACGAGATGGCCGATGACGAGATGGCCGATGACGAGATGGCCGATGACGAGATGTCCGACGATGACATGGCCGACGATGACATGTCCGATGACGAGATGTCCGACGATGACATGGCCGATGACGAGATGGCCGACGATGACATGTCCGACGATGACATGTCCGATGACGACATGTCCGATGACGACATGTCCGACGATGACATGGCCGACGATGACATGGCCGACGACATGTCGATGAACGACCTGATGAGTCGCATCATCGACCGTGACGATCTCACCGTCCTCGACGACGCGATCCACGCCGCCGGACTGCAGGACGCCCTGCACGACGAGGGTCCCTTCACCGTGTTCGCTCCCACCGACGAGGCGTTCGCCGCCTACCTCGGCGAGATGGACATGACCGCCGACGACGTCCTCGCCGACACCGACGCCCTCACGACGCTGCTCGAGGCCCACGTGGTCGAAGGCAGCGACGACGCCGCCATGGTGATGGACATGAACGGCCAGGCCTTCACCACCCTCGCCGGCAGCGAACTCACCATCACCGTCGACGGTGACACGGTGATGGTCGGCGACGCCACCGTCGTCGAATACGACATCACCGCCGACAACGGCGTGATCCACATCATCGACACCGTCTTGACGCCGCCCGCCGGCTGA
- a CDS encoding citrate synthase: MPDTITITDDRTGKTVTVPIEGGVFPAAAVRELDPSLFVYDPAYMQTASCKSEITYLDGGAGILRYRGYPIEQLAEKSTFLEVAYLLLHGELPTTAELEQWRHDVTHHTYIHENMRKRFVDGFHYDAHPMGLFVSAIAALGTFYDGAKDIDDEASRRKQILRLIAKTPTIAAMSYRFSQGLPFNYPENELSYPANFLNMMWKVGNDYQVDPILERAMDILFILHADHEQNCGTTAMRVVGSSHADPYSSAAAAASALYGPLHGGANEAVVRMLSEIGSVENVPAFIDSVKNGEGRLMGFGHRVYKNYDPRATIIKKTAYDVFEVTGKNPLLDIALALEEVALKDSYFVDRKLYPNVDFYSGLIYQAMGFPVEMFTVLFAIPRTAGWLAHWQELLNDKDQKISRPRQWYTGPDERDYVEIGNR, translated from the coding sequence GTGCCCGACACCATCACCATCACCGACGACCGCACCGGCAAGACCGTCACCGTACCGATCGAAGGCGGTGTGTTCCCTGCGGCGGCCGTCCGCGAGCTCGACCCGAGCTTGTTCGTGTACGACCCCGCCTACATGCAGACGGCGTCGTGCAAGTCGGAGATCACGTATCTCGACGGCGGCGCCGGCATTCTCCGCTATCGCGGCTACCCGATCGAGCAGCTCGCCGAGAAGTCGACCTTCCTCGAGGTCGCCTACCTCCTGCTGCACGGTGAGCTCCCGACGACGGCCGAGCTCGAGCAGTGGCGCCACGACGTCACGCACCACACGTACATCCACGAGAACATGCGCAAGCGGTTCGTCGACGGCTTCCACTACGACGCCCACCCGATGGGCCTGTTCGTGTCGGCGATCGCCGCGCTCGGCACGTTCTACGACGGCGCCAAGGACATCGACGACGAGGCATCCCGCCGCAAGCAGATCCTGCGGTTGATCGCGAAGACCCCGACGATCGCTGCGATGTCGTACCGCTTCTCCCAGGGCCTGCCGTTCAACTACCCGGAGAACGAGCTCTCGTACCCCGCCAACTTCCTCAACATGATGTGGAAGGTCGGCAACGACTACCAGGTCGACCCGATCCTCGAGCGGGCGATGGACATCTTGTTCATCCTCCACGCCGACCACGAGCAGAACTGCGGCACGACCGCAATGCGCGTCGTCGGGTCGAGCCACGCCGATCCCTACTCGTCGGCTGCCGCTGCGGCGAGCGCCCTGTACGGCCCGCTGCACGGTGGCGCCAACGAGGCCGTCGTGCGCATGCTCAGCGAGATCGGCTCCGTCGAGAACGTGCCGGCCTTCATCGACTCGGTCAAGAACGGCGAGGGCCGCCTGATGGGCTTCGGCCACCGCGTCTACAAGAACTACGACCCCCGGGCCACGATCATCAAGAAGACGGCCTACGACGTGTTCGAGGTGACCGGCAAGAACCCGCTGCTCGACATCGCGCTGGCCCTCGAAGAGGTCGCACTGAAGGACTCGTACTTCGTCGACCGCAAGCTGTACCCGAACGTCGACTTCTACTCGGGCCTGATCTACCAGGCGATGGGATTCCCCGTCGAGATGTTCACCGTGCTGTTCGCGATCCCGCGCACGGCCGGTTGGCTCGCCCACTGGCAGGAGCTGTTGAACGACAAGGATCAGAAGATCTCGCGTCCCCGCCAGTGGTACACCGGCCCCGACGAGCGCGACTACGTGGAGATCGGCAACCGCTGA
- a CDS encoding PhoX family protein, with the protein MTVDDGISNPSTNRPFQDVLATNLSRRKALIGGGATAAIAFFGASSVAEAGAPAKTGNGKGNGNAVFHNSLIGFAPCPNPGGPNPTISDDYQYDVIIPWGTPLQPGGVDTNGGRPASEAEALQQIGLGHDGMHFFPINGRSDHGILCINHEYGTTPHVLGKAFPESLEDVRISQAIHGNAVVELKRTNGAWERVASSYNRRITPNTPVTFDGPVAGHPLLDNPAGNAPAGTVNNCANGSTPWGTYLTCEENFNGYFGANETFTATERQARYGLSSGGFGYGWHVFDERFDLTNPDYANESNRFGWIVEIDPMSPTSAPVKHTALGRVKHEGIALTVGRGGRVVGYMGDDERFDYIYKFVSAKNWKSMRAQGKSPLSEGQLFVARFDDDGTGQWLELTIDNPVLAAEFADQAEVLVYARRAADLLGATPMDRPEWTSVAPNGDVYCTLTNNTRRTEANAANPLAPNPDGHIIRWRDSDKHVGTSFEWDIFLIAQDSHGTEAAYGSPDGLWVDPDGRVFVQTDGDQPYGNNQMLVADPKTKEIRRIFAGVDGDEITGIAVTPDRRTMFVNTQHPGNGDPSSTNFPVPGAGGPEIPRDATFVITRKDGGVIGS; encoded by the coding sequence GTGACCGTTGACGACGGCATCAGCAACCCTTCGACCAACCGTCCCTTCCAGGACGTGTTGGCCACCAACCTCAGCCGCCGCAAGGCCCTCATCGGCGGCGGCGCCACGGCTGCGATCGCGTTCTTCGGCGCATCGAGCGTCGCCGAGGCCGGCGCGCCCGCCAAGACCGGCAACGGCAAGGGCAACGGCAACGCCGTGTTCCACAATTCCCTGATCGGGTTCGCTCCGTGCCCGAACCCGGGTGGGCCGAACCCGACGATCTCCGACGACTACCAGTACGACGTGATCATCCCGTGGGGCACTCCGCTGCAGCCCGGCGGCGTCGACACCAACGGGGGTCGTCCCGCCTCCGAGGCCGAGGCGCTCCAGCAGATCGGACTCGGGCACGACGGGATGCACTTCTTCCCGATCAACGGGCGCAGCGACCACGGAATCCTGTGCATCAACCACGAGTACGGCACCACGCCCCACGTGCTCGGCAAGGCGTTTCCCGAGAGTCTCGAGGACGTCCGCATCTCGCAGGCGATCCACGGCAACGCGGTCGTCGAACTGAAGCGCACCAACGGCGCGTGGGAGCGGGTCGCGTCGAGCTACAACCGGCGGATCACCCCGAACACCCCGGTCACCTTCGACGGTCCCGTCGCCGGGCACCCGCTGCTCGACAACCCGGCGGGCAACGCTCCCGCCGGCACGGTGAACAACTGCGCCAACGGCTCGACGCCGTGGGGTACGTACCTCACCTGCGAAGAAAACTTCAATGGCTACTTCGGCGCGAACGAGACGTTCACGGCGACCGAGCGTCAGGCGCGTTACGGCCTGTCGTCCGGCGGGTTCGGCTACGGCTGGCACGTCTTCGACGAGCGATTCGACCTGACGAACCCCGACTACGCGAACGAGTCCAACCGCTTCGGCTGGATCGTCGAGATCGACCCGATGAGTCCGACGTCGGCACCGGTGAAGCACACGGCGCTCGGGCGCGTGAAGCACGAAGGCATCGCACTCACCGTCGGCCGTGGCGGTCGCGTGGTCGGCTACATGGGCGACGACGAGCGGTTCGACTACATCTACAAGTTCGTGTCGGCCAAGAACTGGAAGTCGATGCGTGCGCAGGGCAAGAGCCCGCTCAGCGAAGGCCAGCTGTTCGTCGCCCGTTTCGACGACGACGGCACCGGCCAGTGGCTCGAGCTCACGATCGACAACCCGGTGCTCGCCGCCGAGTTCGCCGACCAGGCCGAGGTCCTCGTCTACGCACGCCGAGCCGCCGACCTGCTCGGCGCCACCCCGATGGACCGCCCCGAGTGGACCTCGGTCGCCCCGAACGGCGACGTGTACTGCACCCTGACCAACAACACCCGCCGCACCGAGGCAAACGCCGCCAATCCGCTCGCGCCGAACCCGGACGGGCACATCATCCGCTGGCGCGACAGCGACAAGCACGTCGGGACATCCTTCGAGTGGGACATCTTCCTGATCGCCCAGGACAGCCACGGCACCGAGGCTGCCTACGGATCACCCGACGGCTTGTGGGTCGACCCCGACGGCCGTGTGTTCGTCCAGACCGACGGCGACCAGCCGTACGGCAACAACCAGATGCTCGTCGCCGACCCCAAGACCAAGGAGATCCGGCGCATCTTCGCCGGCGTCGACGGCGACGAGATCACTGGCATCGCCGTTACCCCTGACCGTCGGACGATGTTCGTCAACACCCAGCATCCGGGCAACGGCGACCCGTCGTCGACCAACTTCCCGGTGCCGGGAGCCGGCGGTCCCGAGATCCCTCGCGACGCCACCTTCGTGATCACCCGCAAGGACGGCGGCGTCATCGGTTCGTGA
- a CDS encoding alkyl sulfatase dimerization domain-containing protein, translating to MADLLALSSRIIDDRILDEPVNRVTQELSEIGDGMAVVESFSHSAVVRTDAGAIAFDASHRSSGDDVAAAIDDWSDVPVTHLVYTHGHIDHVGGSGAFAERWNDIDVIGHERVSARFERYRATNDWNIDINQRQFGGIRQDQGLLLAESDDEALARWRQFLPASTLWPTTVVGDSHTVQVGDETIELFHDRGETDDHLWAWLPHRKAIMAGDFLIWNFPNAGNPQKVQRYPIEWAAALRRMAALEPELVVPAHGLPIAGAERISTVLNTVADALDAIVDEVVSMMNAGAKLDEIVHTVRVPDDTLALPYLRPLYDEPEFVVRNVWRQFGGWWDGAASRLKPAPDAAVGAVVAELAGGTQALLDRADQALDDGDIRLASHLADFAGWAAPDDPDVHAKRAEVYLRRRKVESSLMSKGIFAAAARESQIVAERDS from the coding sequence ATGGCCGATCTGCTCGCACTCTCCAGCCGCATCATCGACGACCGCATCCTCGACGAGCCGGTCAATCGCGTCACGCAAGAGCTCAGCGAGATCGGCGACGGCATGGCGGTCGTCGAGAGCTTCAGCCACTCCGCCGTCGTGCGTACGGACGCCGGCGCGATCGCGTTCGACGCCTCACACCGCAGCAGCGGCGACGACGTGGCAGCGGCGATCGACGACTGGTCCGACGTGCCCGTCACCCATCTCGTCTACACCCACGGTCACATCGACCACGTCGGCGGCAGCGGGGCGTTCGCCGAGCGCTGGAACGACATCGACGTGATCGGCCACGAGCGGGTCAGCGCACGCTTCGAGCGCTACCGGGCGACCAACGACTGGAACATCGACATCAACCAGCGCCAGTTCGGCGGAATCCGACAGGACCAGGGGCTGCTGCTGGCCGAGTCGGACGACGAGGCGCTCGCCCGCTGGCGACAGTTCCTGCCGGCGAGCACCCTCTGGCCGACGACCGTCGTCGGCGACTCCCACACCGTGCAGGTCGGCGACGAGACGATCGAACTGTTCCACGATCGCGGCGAGACGGATGACCATCTGTGGGCGTGGCTGCCGCATCGCAAGGCGATCATGGCCGGCGATTTCCTGATCTGGAACTTCCCGAACGCCGGCAACCCGCAGAAGGTGCAGCGATACCCGATCGAGTGGGCAGCGGCGCTGCGACGGATGGCGGCGCTCGAGCCCGAACTGGTCGTACCGGCGCACGGGTTGCCGATCGCCGGCGCCGAGCGGATCTCGACGGTGCTGAACACCGTCGCCGATGCGCTCGACGCGATCGTCGACGAGGTCGTGTCGATGATGAACGCCGGTGCGAAGCTCGACGAGATCGTGCACACGGTTCGGGTCCCGGACGACACCCTGGCGCTCCCCTACCTTCGACCCCTCTACGACGAGCCCGAGTTCGTCGTTCGCAATGTCTGGCGCCAGTTCGGAGGCTGGTGGGACGGTGCCGCGAGCCGGTTGAAGCCGGCTCCCGACGCGGCCGTGGGTGCCGTCGTGGCCGAGCTGGCCGGCGGCACGCAGGCCCTGCTCGACCGAGCCGATCAGGCGCTCGACGACGGCGACATCCGACTCGCGAGCCACCTCGCCGACTTCGCCGGGTGGGCAGCACCCGACGATCCCGACGTGCACGCGAAGCGGGCAGAGGTCTATCTGCGGCGCCGCAAGGTCGAGTCGTCGCTGATGTCGAAGGGCATCTTCGCAGCGGCCGCCCGCGAGTCGCAGATCGTCGCCGAACGCGACAGCTGA
- a CDS encoding cytochrome b/b6 domain-containing protein: MTSIDIDHEQHDDRHDQHDDAGPDEPSTPGDDRVARLVHPRAIRWFHWINVPLLTIMVWSGLRIYWAEDVYAFGIGSWEWFAFFPEVVYEQLGLDRRLARGMAFHFSFGWLFVINGVAYSIYLALTGEWRHIVPDRRVPREAAQVVAHDLHLRKDAPPQGKYNAAQRMAYTAVLVMAAILVISGFAIYKPTQLHPLPYLFGGYQGARLTHFAMTIGIVLFFVVHLLQVARAGWNNFRSMITGYSLEPASPADVAAPDVTTPTDEEATS, from the coding sequence ATGACCTCCATCGACATCGACCACGAACAGCACGACGACCGGCACGACCAGCACGACGACGCGGGGCCGGACGAACCGTCGACGCCCGGCGACGACCGCGTCGCACGCCTCGTCCATCCACGGGCGATCCGGTGGTTCCACTGGATCAACGTCCCGCTGCTGACCATCATGGTGTGGAGCGGCCTCCGCATCTACTGGGCCGAGGACGTCTATGCGTTCGGCATCGGCAGCTGGGAGTGGTTCGCGTTCTTCCCCGAGGTCGTCTACGAACAACTCGGCCTCGACCGCCGGTTGGCGCGCGGGATGGCGTTCCACTTCTCGTTCGGGTGGTTGTTCGTCATCAACGGCGTCGCCTACTCGATCTACCTCGCTCTGACGGGGGAGTGGCGGCACATCGTCCCCGACCGACGGGTGCCGAGAGAAGCCGCCCAGGTCGTCGCTCACGATCTGCACCTCCGCAAGGACGCCCCGCCGCAGGGCAAGTACAACGCCGCCCAGCGCATGGCGTACACCGCCGTGCTCGTCATGGCGGCGATCCTCGTGATCAGCGGCTTCGCGATCTACAAGCCGACCCAGCTCCACCCGCTGCCGTACCTGTTCGGCGGCTACCAGGGCGCACGGCTCACCCACTTCGCGATGACGATCGGCATCGTCCTGTTCTTCGTCGTCCACCTGCTCCAGGTGGCCCGTGCCGGATGGAACAACTTCCGCTCGATGATCACCGGCTACAGCCTCGAACCCGCCAGTCCCGCCGACGTCGCGGCCCCCGACGTCACCACACCCACCGACGAGGAGGCCACGTCATGA